Proteins encoded in a region of the Photobacterium angustum genome:
- a CDS encoding PilT/PilU family type 4a pilus ATPase translates to MNLDSILAQMVERKASDLYITVGSACLLKVDGNLHHLGELLDREAVDSLFHEAMDDEQYKEFVATREANFAIVRNGCRFRLSAFWQRELPGIVVRRIETKIPNIHELNLPLDMERLALAKRGLVLVVGATGSGKSTSMAAMTGFRNQNRSGHILTVEDPIEFIHEHNKCIITQREVGLDTASYEVALKNSLRQAPDMILIGEIRSRETMEYAMTFAETGHLCMATLHANNANQALERILHLVPKERREQFLFDLSLNLKCILAQQLIPDANGVGRHGVYELLLNTPRVADLIRRGELHEIKDVMAKSNQAGMVTFDQSLYALFRDGKITEQDALHHADSPNDLRLMIKVGDPNNKTSNSTSTLSGVKLDLQ, encoded by the coding sequence TAGATAGTATATTAGCGCAAATGGTTGAGCGTAAAGCGTCGGATTTATATATCACCGTCGGCTCAGCATGCTTACTGAAAGTCGATGGCAACTTACATCATCTTGGCGAATTACTTGATCGCGAAGCAGTGGATTCGTTGTTCCACGAAGCGATGGATGATGAGCAATATAAAGAATTTGTTGCGACCCGTGAGGCCAATTTTGCCATTGTCCGTAATGGTTGTCGTTTTCGATTAAGTGCATTTTGGCAACGTGAATTACCAGGTATTGTGGTCCGTCGAATCGAAACCAAGATACCGAATATTCATGAGCTTAATTTACCGCTGGATATGGAAAGATTAGCACTGGCTAAACGTGGTTTAGTATTGGTAGTTGGTGCGACAGGCTCGGGTAAATCGACATCCATGGCGGCAATGACGGGGTTTAGAAATCAAAATCGCAGCGGCCATATTTTAACGGTTGAAGATCCGATTGAGTTTATCCATGAACATAATAAATGCATCATAACTCAGCGTGAGGTTGGGCTTGATACTGCCAGTTATGAGGTGGCATTGAAAAACTCACTACGTCAAGCTCCAGATATGATCTTGATCGGTGAGATCCGAAGTCGTGAGACGATGGAATATGCGATGACGTTTGCCGAAACAGGGCACTTGTGTATGGCAACACTACACGCGAATAACGCCAACCAAGCACTTGAACGTATTCTTCATCTTGTACCAAAAGAGCGACGTGAGCAGTTTTTGTTTGATCTGTCGTTAAACCTGAAATGTATTTTAGCGCAGCAATTGATCCCTGATGCCAATGGTGTTGGACGACATGGTGTTTATGAACTGCTGCTCAATACGCCACGCGTCGCCGATTTGATCCGTCGCGGTGAGTTACATGAAATTAAAGATGTGATGGCAAAATCAAATCAGGCTGGAATGGTTACGTTTGATCAATCGTTATATGCATTATTTCGAGATGGGAAAATCACCGAGCAAGATGCGCTGCACCACGCTGATTCACCAAATGATCTCCGCTTAATGATTAAAGTCGGTGATCCTAATAATAAAACGTCAAACAGTACC